Proteins encoded together in one Streptomyces sp. B1I3 window:
- a CDS encoding methyltransferase domain-containing protein yields the protein MNALSPADQAEPADPLAAFAALRTPEGTALLDELRDHDPARELATATRLRRTHPAALVSAALGQARLRQRAVAKFGAADAYRMFFTPDGVEQATRTSVATYRAERFAGLGGVRRVADLCCGIGGDAIALARAGIGVLAVDRDPLTVEVARANAQALGLQDLVEVRCADVTEIDTSPYDAVFVDPARRGGRGRIFDPEAYSPPLSWATAAALKAPRAALKIAPGVPHEAIGPHAEAEWISDGGDVKEAVLWFGDGFRPGAFRATLLPSRATLTAAAPLPAPPVGPVGRYLYEPDGAVIRAHLVADVVERCGGRLIDETIAYVTSDAPYDSGYATGYEITDQLPFHMKRLKALLRERAVGVLTVKKRGSAVEPEELRRRMKLQGPHSATVFLTRVAGAPTMLIGQPLKRP from the coding sequence GTGAACGCCCTTTCCCCTGCCGATCAGGCCGAGCCCGCCGACCCGCTCGCCGCCTTCGCCGCCCTGCGCACCCCCGAGGGCACGGCGCTCCTGGACGAGCTGCGCGACCACGACCCCGCCCGGGAGCTGGCCACCGCGACCCGGCTGCGCCGCACCCACCCGGCCGCCCTCGTGTCAGCGGCGCTCGGTCAGGCGCGGCTGCGGCAGCGCGCGGTCGCGAAGTTCGGGGCGGCCGACGCGTACCGCATGTTCTTCACCCCCGACGGCGTGGAGCAGGCCACCCGGACCTCCGTCGCCACCTACCGTGCCGAGCGGTTCGCGGGGCTCGGCGGCGTACGGCGCGTCGCCGACCTGTGCTGCGGCATCGGCGGCGACGCCATCGCCCTCGCCCGGGCCGGGATCGGTGTCCTCGCCGTGGACCGCGACCCGCTGACCGTCGAGGTCGCCCGCGCCAACGCCCAGGCGCTCGGCCTCCAGGACCTCGTCGAGGTGCGGTGCGCCGACGTCACGGAGATCGACACCTCCCCGTACGACGCCGTCTTCGTCGACCCGGCCCGGCGCGGCGGACGCGGCAGGATCTTCGACCCGGAGGCGTACTCACCCCCGCTCTCCTGGGCCACCGCCGCCGCCCTGAAGGCGCCCCGCGCGGCGCTGAAGATCGCCCCAGGCGTGCCGCACGAGGCGATCGGGCCGCACGCCGAGGCCGAATGGATCTCGGACGGCGGGGACGTGAAGGAGGCGGTGCTCTGGTTCGGCGACGGTTTCCGTCCCGGAGCCTTCCGGGCCACCCTCCTGCCGTCCCGCGCGACCCTGACCGCCGCCGCCCCGCTCCCCGCGCCGCCCGTCGGACCCGTCGGCCGGTATCTCTACGAGCCGGACGGCGCCGTCATCCGTGCCCACCTGGTCGCCGACGTCGTCGAGCGGTGCGGGGGCCGGCTGATCGACGAGACGATCGCGTACGTCACGAGTGACGCCCCCTACGACTCCGGCTACGCGACCGGGTACGAGATCACCGATCAGCTGCCCTTCCACATGAAGAGGCTGAAGGCGCTGCTGCGGGAGCGCGCGGTGGGCGTGCTGACCGTCAAGAAGCGCGGTTCGGCGGTGGAACCGGAGGAGTTGCGGCGCAGGATGAAGCTCCAGGGGCCGCACTCCGCCACCGTCTTCCTGACGCGGGTGGCCGGAGCACCGACGATGCTGATCGGGCAGCCGCTGAAACGCCCCTGA
- a CDS encoding DUF1876 domain-containing protein has translation MMETTVGWHIELEFEEDTHRTRAAALVRLSDGSEVRAHGYASRHPSDAEQPRVGEEIAGARALNELAMKLLTKAHDEIDEASGRTSYPLT, from the coding sequence ATGATGGAGACCACGGTCGGATGGCACATCGAGCTGGAGTTCGAGGAGGACACCCACCGCACCCGTGCGGCCGCACTCGTGCGGCTGAGCGACGGGAGCGAGGTGCGGGCCCACGGCTACGCCAGCCGGCACCCATCCGACGCGGAACAGCCGCGGGTCGGTGAGGAGATCGCAGGCGCCCGCGCACTCAACGAACTGGCCATGAAGCTGCTCACCAAGGCGCACGACGAGATCGACGAGGCCTCGGGCCGGACCTCGTACCCCTTGACCTGA
- a CDS encoding VOC family protein gives MQKIRTFLWFDGQAQEAAEFYVSVIGGDSRILDVARYPQESPDEVGKVMTVEFRLAGQEYVALNGGPQFSFTEAISLSVDCEDQAEVDRLWAALTADGGEESRCGWLKDKYGLSWQIVPRGMTEVFSDPDRARAERAMKAMMGMRKLDLQAVRDA, from the coding sequence ATGCAGAAGATCAGGACCTTCCTGTGGTTCGACGGCCAGGCGCAGGAAGCCGCGGAGTTCTACGTCTCGGTCATCGGAGGCGACTCCCGCATCCTGGACGTCGCCCGCTATCCCCAGGAGTCACCGGACGAGGTGGGCAAGGTGATGACCGTGGAGTTCCGGCTCGCCGGCCAGGAGTACGTCGCCCTCAACGGCGGCCCGCAGTTCTCCTTCACCGAGGCGATCTCCCTGTCCGTCGACTGCGAGGACCAGGCGGAGGTCGACAGGCTGTGGGCCGCGCTCACCGCGGACGGCGGCGAGGAGAGCCGGTGCGGGTGGCTCAAGGACAAGTACGGGCTGTCCTGGCAGATCGTCCCGCGCGGCATGACCGAGGTGTTCTCCGACCCCGATCGGGCCAGGGCGGAGCGCGCCATGAAGGCGATGATGGGGATGCGGAAGCTGGACCTGCAGGCGGTCCGGGACGCCTGA
- a CDS encoding RNA polymerase sigma factor, with protein sequence MTEASSAVEAVYRIESARIIAATARVVRDVGIAEELAQDALVSALEQWPRTGVPDRPGAWLTAAAKNRAIDLVRRKETYARKLAEVGRALEDVPPPEPADPEDIDDDLLRLVFTSCHPVLSTEARVALTLRLLGGLTTDEIARAFLATESAVAQRIVRAKRALGRAGVPFEVPEGPERAARLGSVLDVIYLIFNEGYAATAGDDWLRPALCEDALRLARVLAGLMEREPEVQGLVALLELQASRTRARTGADGAPVLLADQNRSRWDQLLIRRGFAALQRAHAAGGAPGPYALQAAIAACHARAWRYEDTDWATIAALYGSLAKAAPSPVVELNRAVAVSMAEGPAAGLALTDALAGNPALTAYHLLPSVRGDLLERLGRQEEARAEFVRAAELTRNARERALLLARAQRVSR encoded by the coding sequence GTGACAGAAGCGAGCAGCGCCGTCGAAGCCGTGTACCGCATCGAGTCGGCGAGGATCATCGCCGCGACGGCGCGTGTCGTACGGGACGTGGGAATCGCCGAGGAGCTCGCGCAGGACGCCCTCGTCTCGGCGCTGGAGCAGTGGCCGCGGACCGGCGTCCCGGACCGGCCGGGTGCCTGGCTCACCGCCGCGGCGAAGAACCGGGCGATCGACCTCGTACGCCGCAAGGAGACCTACGCCCGCAAGCTGGCGGAGGTCGGGCGGGCCCTGGAGGACGTGCCGCCGCCCGAGCCGGCCGACCCGGAGGACATCGACGACGACCTGCTCCGGCTGGTCTTCACCTCCTGCCACCCCGTGCTCTCCACCGAGGCGCGCGTCGCCCTCACCCTGCGCCTGCTCGGCGGCCTGACCACCGACGAGATCGCCCGCGCCTTCCTGGCCACGGAGTCGGCCGTCGCCCAGCGCATCGTCCGCGCCAAGCGGGCCCTGGGCCGGGCGGGCGTCCCCTTCGAGGTGCCGGAGGGCCCCGAGCGCGCCGCCCGCCTCGGCTCCGTGCTCGACGTCATCTACCTGATCTTCAACGAGGGGTACGCGGCGACCGCCGGCGACGACTGGCTGCGTCCCGCGCTGTGCGAGGACGCGCTGCGCCTGGCCCGGGTGCTGGCGGGCCTCATGGAACGTGAGCCCGAGGTGCAGGGGCTCGTCGCCCTGCTGGAGCTCCAGGCCTCGCGGACCAGGGCCAGGACGGGGGCGGACGGCGCGCCGGTCCTGCTCGCGGACCAGAACCGCTCCCGCTGGGACCAGCTGCTGATCCGGCGCGGGTTCGCGGCCCTGCAGCGGGCGCACGCGGCGGGCGGCGCCCCCGGTCCCTACGCCCTGCAGGCCGCCATCGCCGCCTGTCACGCCCGCGCGTGGCGCTACGAGGACACCGACTGGGCGACGATCGCCGCGCTGTACGGCAGTCTCGCGAAGGCCGCCCCGTCACCGGTCGTGGAACTGAACCGTGCGGTCGCGGTCTCCATGGCCGAGGGCCCGGCGGCGGGCCTCGCCCTGACGGACGCGCTCGCGGGGAACCCGGCGCTGACGGCGTACCACCTGCTGCCGAGCGTGCGGGGGGACCTGCTGGAGCGGCTGGGGCGGCAGGAGGAGGCGCGCGCCGAATTCGTACGGGCGGCGGAGCTGACCCGTAACGCGCGGGAGCGGGCGCTGCTGCTCGCCCGGGCACAGCGCGTGTCCCGATGA
- a CDS encoding YciI family protein, producing MPRYLTMVRIDENNTPPEGISEGLMQRMGELIEEMTKAGVLLDTAGLAPTSEGTRVTWSDGEFTVTDGPFTETKEVIGGYALIQAKDKAEVLEWTKRFLAVHETYWTVTSEIREIAEG from the coding sequence ATGCCGCGCTATCTGACGATGGTCCGGATCGACGAGAACAACACGCCGCCCGAAGGCATCAGCGAGGGCCTGATGCAGCGCATGGGCGAACTCATCGAGGAGATGACCAAGGCCGGAGTCCTGCTCGACACGGCCGGACTCGCCCCGACCTCCGAGGGCACCCGGGTCACCTGGTCCGACGGCGAGTTCACCGTCACCGACGGGCCGTTCACCGAGACCAAGGAAGTCATCGGCGGCTACGCCCTCATCCAGGCCAAGGACAAGGCCGAGGTCCTGGAGTGGACCAAGCGCTTCCTCGCGGTCCACGAGACGTACTGGACCGTCACCTCCGAGATCCGCGAGATCGCCGAAGGCTGA
- the tsaD gene encoding tRNA (adenosine(37)-N6)-threonylcarbamoyltransferase complex transferase subunit TsaD — protein MADEPLVLGIETSCDETGVGIVRGTTLLADAVASSVDTHARFGGVVPEIASRAHLEAMVPTIERALKEAGVGARDLDGIAVTAGPGLAGALLVGVSAAKAYAYALNKPLYGVNHLASHICVDQLEHGPLPEPTMALLVSGGHSSLLLAPDITSDVRPLGATIDDAAGEAFDKIARVLHLGFPGGPVIDRLAKEGDPKAIAFPRGLSGPRDPAYDFSFSGLKTSVARWIEAKRAAGEDVPVRDVAASFQEAVVDVLTRKAVRACKDEGVGHLMIGGGVAANSRLRALAEERCERAGIRLRVPRPGLCTDNGAMVAALGAEMVARNRPASDLELSADSSLPVTEPHVPGAHSHTHDHVHEISKDNLYS, from the coding sequence ATGGCTGACGAACCGCTCGTACTCGGTATCGAAACCTCCTGCGACGAGACCGGCGTCGGCATCGTGCGCGGGACGACGCTGCTCGCCGACGCCGTCGCCTCCAGCGTCGACACCCACGCCCGCTTCGGCGGTGTGGTCCCGGAGATCGCCTCCCGCGCGCACCTGGAGGCGATGGTCCCCACCATCGAGCGCGCCCTGAAGGAGGCCGGGGTCGGCGCCCGCGACCTCGACGGCATCGCGGTCACGGCGGGCCCGGGGCTCGCCGGCGCGCTGCTCGTCGGCGTCTCGGCCGCCAAGGCGTACGCGTACGCGCTGAACAAGCCGCTGTACGGGGTGAACCACCTCGCCTCGCACATCTGCGTCGACCAGCTGGAACACGGCCCGCTCCCCGAGCCGACCATGGCCCTGCTGGTCAGCGGCGGGCACTCCTCGCTCCTCCTGGCCCCCGACATCACCAGTGACGTGCGGCCGCTCGGCGCGACCATCGACGACGCGGCGGGTGAGGCGTTCGACAAGATCGCCCGCGTGCTGCACCTCGGCTTCCCCGGCGGCCCGGTCATCGACCGGCTGGCCAAGGAGGGCGACCCGAAGGCGATCGCGTTCCCGCGCGGCCTCAGCGGCCCACGCGACCCCGCGTACGACTTCTCGTTCTCCGGCCTCAAGACCTCCGTGGCGCGCTGGATCGAGGCGAAGCGGGCGGCCGGCGAGGACGTGCCCGTGCGGGACGTCGCCGCGTCCTTCCAGGAGGCGGTGGTCGACGTGCTGACCCGCAAGGCCGTCCGCGCCTGCAAGGACGAGGGCGTCGGGCACCTGATGATCGGCGGCGGCGTCGCGGCGAACTCGCGGCTGCGGGCGCTGGCCGAAGAGCGGTGCGAACGGGCCGGGATCCGGCTGCGCGTGCCCCGGCCCGGCCTCTGCACCGACAACGGTGCGATGGTCGCCGCGCTGGGCGCGGAGATGGTGGCGCGCAACCGCCCCGCCTCCGACCTCGAGCTCTCGGCGGACTCCTCGCTGCCGGTCACCGAGCCGCACGTCCCGGGCGCGCACAGCCACACCCACGACCACGTGCACGAGATCAGCAAGGACAACCTCTACTCATGA
- the rimI gene encoding ribosomal protein S18-alanine N-acetyltransferase — MTTATPVLREMRWWDIDPVLELEHELFPEDAWSAGMFWSELARARGPQATHRYVVAEDPSSGRIVGYAGLASAGDLADVQTIGVSRGQWGGGLGSELLTDLLRHATALECTAVLLEVRVDNTRAQKLYERFGFEPIGFRRGYYQPGNIDALVMRLTVQGTETD, encoded by the coding sequence GTGACGACCGCGACCCCTGTGCTCCGCGAGATGCGCTGGTGGGACATCGACCCGGTGCTGGAGCTCGAACACGAGCTGTTCCCCGAGGACGCCTGGTCCGCCGGCATGTTCTGGTCGGAACTCGCGCGGGCCCGCGGCCCGCAGGCGACCCACCGTTACGTCGTCGCCGAGGACCCCTCCAGCGGCCGGATCGTCGGTTACGCGGGCCTCGCCTCGGCCGGCGACCTCGCCGACGTCCAGACGATCGGCGTCAGCCGGGGCCAGTGGGGCGGCGGACTCGGCTCCGAACTCCTGACCGACCTGCTCAGACATGCCACGGCCCTCGAGTGCACCGCGGTGCTCCTGGAGGTCCGTGTCGACAACACCCGCGCGCAGAAGCTGTACGAACGCTTCGGCTTCGAGCCCATCGGCTTCCGCCGGGGCTACTACCAGCCGGGGAACATCGACGCACTCGTCATGCGCCTGACCGTACAAGGAACAGAGACTGACTGA
- the tsaB gene encoding tRNA (adenosine(37)-N6)-threonylcarbamoyltransferase complex dimerization subunit type 1 TsaB, with translation MLLLAVDTATPAVTVALHDGTSVVAETGQVDARRHGELLLPAVDRVLSEAGLKLDAVTDVVVGVGPGPYTGLRVGLVTAATFGSVLSVPVHGLCTLDGLAYAAGLDGLEGPFAVATDARRKEVYWARYEDARTRTGEPGVDRPADIAGQLAGLPVVGAGALLYPDAFPDARGPEHVRAGALAALAAERLAAGADLLPPQPLYLRRPDAQVPKNYKVVTPR, from the coding sequence GTGCTCCTGCTCGCCGTGGATACCGCCACCCCCGCCGTCACCGTCGCCCTTCACGACGGGACCTCCGTCGTCGCCGAGACCGGCCAGGTCGACGCCCGAAGGCACGGGGAACTGCTGCTGCCCGCCGTCGACCGGGTCCTCTCCGAGGCCGGACTGAAGCTCGACGCCGTGACGGACGTCGTCGTGGGGGTCGGCCCCGGCCCCTACACGGGGCTGCGCGTCGGCCTGGTCACCGCGGCGACCTTCGGCTCCGTCCTCTCCGTCCCCGTGCACGGGCTGTGCACGCTCGACGGCCTCGCGTACGCGGCCGGCCTGGACGGCCTCGAAGGCCCGTTCGCCGTCGCCACGGACGCGCGCCGCAAGGAGGTCTACTGGGCCCGGTACGAGGACGCCCGGACCCGCACCGGGGAGCCCGGCGTGGACCGGCCCGCCGACATCGCCGGGCAGCTCGCCGGCCTGCCGGTCGTCGGTGCGGGCGCCCTGCTCTACCCCGACGCCTTCCCGGACGCCCGGGGCCCGGAGCACGTGCGCGCCGGCGCCCTCGCCGCCCTCGCCGCCGAGCGCCTCGCCGCGGGGGCCGATCTGCTGCCGCCGCAGCCGCTCTACCTCCGCAGGCCCGACGCCCAGGTGCCGAAGAACTACAAGGTGGTCACCCCCCGGTGA
- the tsaE gene encoding tRNA (adenosine(37)-N6)-threonylcarbamoyltransferase complex ATPase subunit type 1 TsaE — protein sequence MEAAHETAAPGAVTLDLAVESPEEMRDLGRRIAGLLAPGDLVMLTGELGAGKTTLTRGLGEGLGVRGAVTSPTFVIARVHPPLGTGPALVHVDAYRLGGGLDEMEDLDLDVSLPDSVVVVEWGDGKVEELSDDRLQVVIDRAVGDTDDERRTVTLVGTGARWAGLRTDFAAV from the coding sequence ATGGAAGCAGCACACGAGACCGCCGCACCCGGCGCCGTCACCCTGGACCTCGCCGTCGAGTCCCCCGAAGAGATGCGGGACCTCGGCCGCCGCATCGCCGGCCTCCTGGCCCCCGGCGACCTGGTGATGCTCACCGGCGAGCTGGGTGCCGGGAAGACCACCCTGACCCGGGGCCTCGGCGAGGGCCTCGGGGTACGCGGCGCCGTCACCTCGCCCACCTTCGTGATCGCCCGGGTCCACCCGCCGCTGGGCACGGGTCCCGCCCTGGTCCACGTCGACGCGTACCGGCTGGGCGGAGGGCTGGACGAGATGGAGGACCTCGATCTCGACGTGTCGCTGCCGGACTCGGTCGTCGTCGTGGAGTGGGGCGACGGCAAGGTCGAGGAGCTGTCGGACGACCGGCTCCAGGTGGTCATCGACCGCGCCGTCGGTGACACCGACGACGAGCGCCGCACCGTGACGCTGGTGGGGACCGGGGCGCGCTGGGCGGGGCTGCGGACGGATTTCGCCGCGGTCTGA
- a CDS encoding alpha/beta fold hydrolase has translation MSETSAGDVAATAAVAAAGWRRAGLAGAAIGVVAAGAAAGVAVERLTVGRGMRKKARLALDASGPYGSLRGQPGRAVADDGTELYYEVDEVEPDSSTAESGERPQAGSGSGSRRRRLFGQKPPMPVTVVFSHGYCLGQDSWHFQRAALRGLVRTVHWDQRSHGRSERGRAQAEGVPIGIDQLGRDLKAVIDAAAPEGPLVLVGHSMGGMTMMALADRYPELIRDRVAAVAFVGTSSGKLGEVNFGLPVAGVNAVRRVLPGVLKALGSQAELVERGRRATADLFAGLIKRYSFGSRDVDPAVARFAERLIESTPIDVVAEFYPAFTEHDKSGALPAFRDIPVLILAGDKDLVTPSSHSEAIADELPDAELVIVPDAGHLVMLEHPETVTDRLADLLVRIGAVPAETP, from the coding sequence GTGAGCGAGACCAGCGCGGGGGACGTGGCGGCGACGGCGGCCGTCGCCGCGGCCGGCTGGCGGCGGGCGGGCCTCGCCGGGGCGGCGATAGGCGTCGTCGCCGCCGGCGCGGCCGCCGGAGTCGCCGTCGAACGGCTCACGGTGGGCCGCGGCATGCGCAAGAAGGCGCGCCTGGCGCTGGACGCCTCGGGCCCGTACGGGTCGCTGCGCGGACAGCCCGGCCGCGCTGTCGCGGACGACGGCACCGAGCTGTACTACGAGGTCGACGAGGTCGAACCGGACAGCAGCACGGCGGAGTCCGGCGAGCGGCCGCAGGCGGGCTCCGGCTCCGGTTCGCGCCGGCGCAGGCTCTTCGGCCAAAAGCCCCCGATGCCCGTCACCGTCGTCTTCAGCCACGGTTACTGCCTCGGTCAGGATTCCTGGCACTTCCAGCGGGCCGCGCTGCGCGGGCTGGTCCGCACGGTCCACTGGGACCAGCGCAGCCACGGCCGATCCGAGCGGGGCAGGGCGCAGGCCGAGGGCGTACCGATCGGCATCGACCAGCTCGGCCGCGATCTCAAGGCGGTCATCGACGCGGCGGCCCCCGAGGGCCCGCTGGTGCTGGTGGGGCACTCGATGGGCGGCATGACGATGATGGCCCTCGCCGACCGGTACCCCGAGCTGATCCGCGACCGGGTCGCCGCCGTGGCCTTCGTCGGCACGTCGAGCGGGAAGCTCGGCGAGGTGAACTTCGGGCTGCCGGTGGCCGGGGTGAACGCGGTCCGCCGGGTGCTCCCCGGGGTGCTCAAGGCACTCGGCTCGCAGGCGGAGCTGGTGGAGCGCGGGCGCCGGGCGACCGCCGACCTGTTCGCGGGGCTGATCAAGCGGTACTCGTTCGGATCACGTGACGTGGACCCGGCGGTCGCCCGGTTCGCCGAGCGGCTCATCGAGTCGACGCCGATCGATGTCGTCGCGGAGTTCTACCCGGCGTTCACGGAACACGACAAGAGCGGCGCGCTGCCCGCCTTTCGGGACATCCCCGTGCTGATCCTGGCCGGTGACAAGGACCTGGTGACGCCCAGCTCGCACAGCGAGGCCATCGCGGACGAGCTCCCGGACGCGGAACTGGTCATCGTGCCGGACGCGGGTCACCTCGTGATGCTGGAACACCCGGAGACGGTCACCGACCGGCTCGCGGACCTGCTGGTACGCATCGGCGCGGTTCCGGCCGAGACGCCCTGA
- the alr gene encoding alanine racemase, protein MNETATLRARAEIDLAALRANVRALRTRASGAQLMAVVKSDAYGHGAVRCAEAALQAGATWLGTATPQEALALRAAGLGGRVMCWLWTPGGPWREAIEADIDVSVSGMWALGEVVAAATEAGIPARVQLKADTGLGRNGCQPADWPELVSAARAAEAEGILRVTGLWSHFACADEPGHPSIAAQLNVFRDMVTYAEKEGVRPEVRHIANSPATLTVPESHFDLVRTGIAMYGISPSPELGTPADFGLRPVMTLAASVALVKQVPPGHGISYGHHYTTTAETTLALVPLGYADGIPRHASGRGPVLVAGRRRTVAGRVAMDQFVVDLGGDTPEPGAEAVIFGPGDRGEPTAEDWAVAADTIAYEIVTRIGGRVPRVYRDGAGTGHGARKTGATGGVRGRG, encoded by the coding sequence ATGAACGAGACAGCGACCCTGAGAGCCCGTGCCGAGATCGACCTCGCCGCGTTGCGTGCCAATGTGCGCGCCCTGCGCACGCGGGCGTCCGGCGCGCAGCTCATGGCGGTGGTGAAGTCGGACGCCTACGGGCACGGCGCGGTGCGCTGCGCCGAGGCCGCGCTGCAGGCGGGCGCGACCTGGCTGGGAACCGCCACACCGCAGGAGGCACTCGCCCTGCGCGCGGCCGGACTCGGTGGCCGGGTGATGTGCTGGCTCTGGACGCCGGGCGGCCCGTGGCGGGAGGCGATCGAGGCCGACATCGACGTGTCGGTGAGCGGCATGTGGGCGCTCGGCGAGGTCGTCGCCGCCGCCACGGAGGCCGGAATCCCGGCCCGCGTCCAGCTCAAGGCCGACACGGGCCTGGGGCGCAACGGCTGCCAGCCGGCCGACTGGCCGGAGCTCGTCTCGGCCGCCCGCGCCGCGGAGGCCGAGGGCATCCTGCGCGTCACCGGCCTCTGGTCGCACTTCGCCTGCGCCGACGAGCCGGGCCACCCCTCGATCGCCGCCCAGCTGAACGTCTTCCGCGACATGGTGACGTACGCCGAGAAGGAGGGCGTCCGGCCCGAGGTGCGGCACATCGCCAACTCCCCGGCGACGCTCACGGTGCCCGAGTCCCACTTCGACCTCGTACGCACCGGGATCGCGATGTACGGCATCTCGCCCAGCCCCGAGCTGGGCACGCCGGCCGACTTCGGGCTGCGCCCGGTCATGACGCTCGCCGCCTCCGTGGCCCTGGTCAAGCAGGTCCCGCCGGGCCACGGCATCAGCTACGGGCACCACTACACGACCACCGCCGAGACGACCCTCGCCCTGGTGCCGTTGGGCTACGCGGACGGCATCCCGCGTCACGCGTCGGGCCGCGGTCCCGTCCTCGTCGCCGGCCGGCGACGGACGGTGGCGGGCCGCGTGGCCATGGACCAGTTCGTGGTCGACCTCGGGGGGGACACCCCGGAGCCGGGTGCGGAGGCGGTGATCTTCGGTCCCGGGGACCGGGGTGAGCCGACGGCCGAGGACTGGGCGGTGGCGGCGGACACGATCGCGTACGAGATCGTCACGCGCATCGGCGGGCGCGTGCCCCGTGTCTATCGCGACGGGGCGGGCACAGGCCATGGAGCCCGGAAGACCGGCGCGACGGGCGGGGTCCGCGGCCGGGGCTGA
- a CDS encoding DUF488 domain-containing protein: protein MGSGTAVRVRRVYDPPQEGDGIRVLVDRLWPRGVSKEHAAIDVWARDVTPSKELRTWYHEDRTGARYDDFVDRYRTELGDPAHTRAVDDLVGLVREGRPVTLVTAVKDVAASHVPVLVDHVEHTLGHR from the coding sequence GTGGGCAGCGGGACGGCCGTACGCGTACGACGGGTCTACGACCCGCCACAGGAGGGCGACGGGATCCGGGTCCTCGTCGACCGGCTCTGGCCGCGCGGGGTGTCCAAGGAACACGCCGCCATCGATGTGTGGGCCCGGGACGTGACGCCCTCGAAGGAGCTCCGCACCTGGTACCACGAGGACCGCACCGGCGCGCGGTACGACGACTTCGTGGACCGCTACCGCACCGAGCTCGGGGACCCCGCCCACACCCGGGCCGTCGACGACCTCGTGGGCCTGGTGCGCGAGGGGCGCCCGGTCACCCTGGTCACCGCCGTGAAGGACGTCGCGGCCAGCCACGTCCCGGTCCTGGTCGACCACGTGGAGCACACGCTCGGGCACCGGTGA